From the genome of SAR202 cluster bacterium, one region includes:
- a CDS encoding amidohydrolase, with protein MHIDILKALAQAAIDRQRDWIINIAEEILRTPETGFNEIRTSQVISRRLDEIGVRHTQNIAITGLKGVVRGGNSGPTVAVIGEMDSVRVLGHPHSDPVTGAAHACGHNCQPAVMLGAAVGLMAPEVLRELSGAIALMGVPAEEFIDVEQRLALYRQGRLGFMSGKQEMIRLGAFDDVDMALLVHTSASPDDTRFTVGGTSNGHVVKYVKYIGKASHAGVAPHLGVNALQAAMVGLHAVNTQRETFRDDDVVRLHGILTTAGVSTNSTPADVRYEGRVRGATVEAIADAGAKVDRCLKAGALALGAKVEIVTIPGYLPMLSNDPLATVFAENAGRLVGKSRLAWLSSDAVRGGGSTDMGDLSHIMPVIHPYSSGFAGNGHGDDYVVQDYEQAVITPAKVVAMTLIDLLSENAAKAREVVSRTRPRMTRPQYIALQQGRLKEEYYVGQ; from the coding sequence TTGCACATTGATATTCTCAAAGCCCTGGCCCAGGCGGCGATAGACCGGCAGCGAGATTGGATTATCAACATTGCAGAAGAGATTCTCAGAACACCCGAGACGGGCTTCAACGAGATTCGCACTTCGCAAGTGATCTCTCGGCGGCTGGATGAGATCGGCGTTCGCCACACTCAAAACATCGCCATCACCGGCCTGAAGGGCGTCGTGAGAGGCGGTAACTCCGGCCCAACTGTCGCCGTAATCGGCGAAATGGACTCGGTGCGCGTGCTGGGCCACCCGCATAGCGACCCCGTCACCGGAGCGGCCCACGCGTGCGGCCACAACTGCCAGCCGGCCGTCATGCTCGGCGCGGCCGTCGGCCTCATGGCGCCGGAGGTGCTCCGCGAGCTGAGCGGCGCAATCGCCCTGATGGGCGTGCCTGCGGAGGAGTTCATAGACGTCGAGCAGCGCCTTGCCCTTTACCGGCAAGGCAGGCTGGGCTTCATGTCGGGAAAGCAGGAGATGATAAGGCTCGGCGCGTTCGACGACGTGGACATGGCTTTGCTGGTGCACACATCGGCCTCGCCGGACGATACCCGCTTTACCGTGGGAGGCACCAGCAACGGCCACGTAGTCAAGTACGTGAAGTACATCGGCAAGGCGTCGCACGCGGGTGTCGCTCCGCACCTGGGAGTGAACGCCCTGCAGGCGGCAATGGTCGGACTCCACGCCGTTAACACGCAACGAGAGACGTTCCGCGACGACGACGTCGTGCGTCTACACGGGATTCTGACTACCGCAGGCGTCTCCACAAACTCAACGCCCGCAGACGTGCGATACGAGGGCCGGGTACGAGGCGCGACAGTCGAAGCAATCGCAGATGCCGGCGCCAAGGTGGACCGCTGCCTGAAAGCCGGTGCGCTGGCCCTGGGGGCGAAGGTCGAAATCGTGACCATCCCCGGATACCTGCCGATGCTGAGCAACGACCCACTTGCGACGGTGTTCGCCGAAAACGCCGGACGCCTTGTGGGCAAGTCCCGGCTCGCATGGTTGTCCAGCGATGCCGTGCGTGGAGGCGGCTCGACCGACATGGGCGACCTCAGCCATATCATGCCGGTCATTCACCCGTACTCCAGCGGCTTCGCCGGTAACGGGCACGGCGACGACTACGTGGTGCAGGACTACGAGCAGGCCGTAATCACCCCGGCCAAGGTTGTGGCAATGACATTAATCGACCTGTT